CTACGAGGCGCAGCAGGCCGATGAACTGGTGTTCTACGACATCACGGCCACCCATGAGGGCCGCAGCCTGATGCTGGACGTGGCCGCCCGCGTGGCCGAGCAGGTGATGATGCCGCTGACCGTGGGCGGCGGCGTGAACGCCCTGGCCGACTTCCGGCAACTGCTGCTGGCCGGCGCCGACAAGATCAGCGTGAACAGCGGCGCCCTGAGCCGCCCTGAGCTGATCCGTGAAGCCAGCGACCACCACGGCGCGCAGTGCGTGATGCTGAGCATAGACGCCAAGCGGCGCCAGGGCGGCGGCTGGAACGTGTTCCGCGCGGGCGGGCGCGTGGACACAGGGCTGGACCTGATTGAATGGGCGGTGCGCGGGCAGGCCCTGGGCGCGGGCGAGATCTGCCTGAACGTGATGGACGCCGACGGCACCCGCGCCGGCTTTGACCTGGAAGCCACGCGCGCCGTGGCCCAGGCGGTGGACCTGCCGGTGATCGCCTCCGGGGGGGCGGGCCAACTGGAAGATTTCCGCGAGGTGCTGCGGGGTGGCCCCGCTGGCGGCCACGCCGACGCCGCCCTGGCCGCCAGCGTCTTTCACTTTGGTGAACTGACGGTGCCGCAGGTCAAGGCATACCTGAAGGGCGAGGGGCTGGCTGTGCGGCCGGACTGGGAAACGGGGAGTGGGCCGTGGTAAGTGGGCCTGCCTGTTGCTCCACTGACCACGCCCCACTTTCCACGCGCTGCCCGGAGGGCCCCCATGACGACTGACCTGCCCGGCACCCTGAAATTTGACCCCCACACCGGTCTGCTGCCGGTGGTCACCCAGGACGCCCGCACCGGCGCTGTGCTGATGCAGGCGTGGGCCGACCGCGCGGCGGTGGTGCGCACCCTGGCCACCCGCGAGGCCACCTATTACTCGCGCAGCCGCCGGGCGCAGTGGATCAAGGGGCAGAGCAGCGGCCACACCCAGCGCGTGCTGAGCGTGCAGACCGACTGCGACGGCGACAGCCTGCTGTACCGGGTGGCGCAGACTGGCCCCGCCTGTCACACCGGGGCGTACAGCTGCTACCACCAGCCGCTGCTGGAGGGCCCCGACCCCGGCACCGGCCTGGACGGCACACTGGAGCGCGTGTACGCCACCATTGCCGATCGGCTGGCCACCCTGCCCGAACACAGTTACGTGGCCCGGCTGCACGCGGGCGGCCTGGACCGGGTGCTGAAAAAAATCAGTGAGGAAGCGGGCGAGGTGCTGCTGGCGGCCAAGAACGGGGATCAGGCCGAACTGGCCACCGAGGCGGCCGATCTGCTGTTTCACCTGCTGTTCGCCCTGGCCGAGGTGGGTGTGGGAACGGCCGAGGTGGCGGCGGTGCTGCAGGCCCGCGAGGGCAAAACCGGCCTGAAAGGGCCCAAAGAGGTGGGCTGAGAAATAACCCGGACGGCACAAGCCTAAAGAAGGCATGAACGGCGGGCCTGATCCACCGCGCCCAGTGCCGCTTACCCCTGATCAGGAGTGCCCCGGCCACCTGATACGGCTTCCGTCTGTTGCGCCGACACATCGGGAAAGAGCCGACGTGCCAGCTTCACGCCCGGAAGCCGTTTTTCTCCTCCTCGCTCGGATTGAACCGTTTGGTCAACGCTTCAATCGGAGCGAGGAGGAGCAAGGGTCTGGGCCCTTCCCCACCTCAGGAGGGACCCCTATGAAACAGACTGCGCTGCTTGCCCTGATGTCTTCGCTTCTTCTGGCCGCCTGCAATCCGGTCACCCCACCCGCCGCCCCTGCCGGCCAGCTGGCGTACGGCCTGACCACCGGGGGCCAGCTGGTGTCATTCGGCCTGGACAACGCGAACGCCAGCCTGAGCACCATGAATGTGACGGGTCTGGGCAGCGGCGAGACGCTGGTGGACCTGGACGTGCGCAACACCGACAACATGCTCTACGCCCTGTCCAGCGCCGGGAACATCTACCGCCTGAGCATGGCTGGCGCTGCCACCCGCGACGGCGCGGCCCTGGGCGAGGCCGCCGTGGCCATGGACTTCAACCCGGTGGCCAACCGCCTGCGCGTGGTGGGCACAGCGGACCGCAACTTCCGCGTGACCCTGAACAGTGCGCCGGTCCCGGGCACCTCGCCGGCGGGCACCGTGACCAACGACGGCACCTATGCCTACGCGCTGAGCACCCCCAACCCCAATCTGGTGGCGGCTGCCTACACCAATTCTTTTAACAACAGTGCCAGCGGCGCGGTGAACCCAAACACCACCACGGAGCTGTTCACCATTGACGCCGATACCGACGCGCTGGTGCTGCACAGCAACAACCCCACTGGCCCGGCCGGCAACTTCAGCCTGCTGACCTCGCGCGGCGCCCTGGGCGTGGACGCCATGCCCGGCATGACCGGCTTTGACATTACCGGAACCAGCAGCGCCTACCTGAGCACCAGCACAGGCGGCACCACCTCGTTTTACACCGTCAACCTGGGCACCGGCGCCGCCACCCTGAAAACCACCCTCAGTGGCGTGAGCCTGAAGAGCTTTGCCCTGGCCCTGACGCCGCAGTAAGTCCGGGGGGGGTCGCCCCTCAAGCCCTGCTTCCCTGTCTGGGAGGGCGGGGCTTCGCGTTGTTCACGCCGCGCCGCATCCAGGGGTGCAACCTGGCCCCGGCGCAGCAGGCCGATATGACACAATAAAGCCCTTCATTCTCCGGTGAGCGCGTCCGGCCCGCTGCCCGCGCGCCTGCTCCGTCCTCACCCCATGAGGTTGCGCCCATGTTCATCGCCCAGCTCAGTGATCCGCATGTAGACACCGCCCAGCCGCACAAGGCCGGGGCGCTGCGCCGCGCCGTGGCCTTTCTCCTCTCTCTGCCCCGCACCCCCGACGCCGTGCTGATCACGGGTGACTGCACCGAACACGGCCACCCGCAGGAATACGAAGAATTCCAGGCTGCCCTGGCGCCGCTGACCATGCCGGTGTACGTGGTGCCGGGCAACCATGACCGCCGCGACGAGCTGCTGGCGCGCTTTGCCCCGCCCGGCCAGAGCCTGGACGGCTTTCTGCAGTACGTGGTGGAGGACTGGCCGCTGCGCCTGATTGGCCTGGACACCCACTGGCCGGGGCAGGGGGCCGGGCAGCTGTGCCCGGCGCGGCTGGCGTGGCTGGACCGGGTGCTGGCCCAGGCTCCCAGTCGCCCCACGCTGCTGTTCATGCACCACCCGCCCACAGCAACAGGCCTGCGTGTGCTGGACGAGATTGGGCTGCAGGGGCGCGCCGAGCTGTGCGAGGTGGTGCAGCGCCACCCCCAGGTGGTGCGGGTGCTGGCCGGCCACGTGCACATGCCGCTGACCGCCAGTTTCGCCCACACCACGGTCATGACCTGCCCCGGCACCGACGCCACCTTTCAGCCCGACTGGGCGCAGACCGAGCAGCTGGTGATCCAGTACCAGCCGCCGCTGGCGCTGCTGCACCGCTGGGACGAGCGCAGCGGTCTGCTGAGCTTCACGGCCGCGCTGGACGCCGCGCCCTGGGTCACCCTGCACGACGGCCAGCGGTGGGCGGGCTGACCCCAGCCCCCCACGCCCCCAAGGCCGAGTGGCGGGCCTGGGCACGCGAGGTCCGCGCCGGGCTGCCGGACGGGTCGGCCGCCGTCACGGCGCACCTGCAGGCCTTTTTGCAGGCCCGCGGCGCCCGGCGGGTGCTGGCCTACCGCGCCCTGGCCGGCGAAGCGGACGTGTCCGGGCTGGCCGCGAACTTCGAGCTGCTGACCACCCGCGCCCGCTTCCGGCCGGCGCCGCACCTGACGCTGCACCCCTGGCACACCGCCACCGAGCCCAGCCGGTTTGGCGCCCTGCAACCGCCGGCCGGCGCGCCGCAGGTGCCGCTGGCCACGGTGGACGCCGTGCTGCTGCCGGCCCTGGCCTACGACGTGCGGGGCGTGCGCCTGGGGTACGGCGGCGGCTTCTATGACCGCCTGCTGCCGGGCTTCGCGGGCCTGACGGTGGGTGTCACTGCGGGCGCGCTGCTGGTGCCCGCGCTGCCCACCGACCCCCATGACTGCCCGGTGGCGTGGCTGGCCACAGAAACCGGCGTGCAGGCCGCCCAGAGGCCCGGCATATGATCCGCTGGCCCTTTCGCCTGGCGGCAGCTGCCACGGTGGTGGCGGGCATGGCTGACCACACCCGCGCCCACCAGGCGGCCGAAAGTGCCCTGATCCTGACCCTGATGGCCGGGGTGCTGGCCCGCGCCCCCGAACGCTCTGG
This genomic window from Deinococcus arcticus contains:
- the hisF gene encoding imidazole glycerol phosphate synthase subunit HisF; the encoded protein is MLTKRIIPCLDVQNGRVVKNVRFFENHRDAGDPLALAQAYEAQQADELVFYDITATHEGRSLMLDVAARVAEQVMMPLTVGGGVNALADFRQLLLAGADKISVNSGALSRPELIREASDHHGAQCVMLSIDAKRRQGGGWNVFRAGGRVDTGLDLIEWAVRGQALGAGEICLNVMDADGTRAGFDLEATRAVAQAVDLPVIASGGAGQLEDFREVLRGGPAGGHADAALAASVFHFGELTVPQVKAYLKGEGLAVRPDWETGSGPW
- the hisIE gene encoding bifunctional phosphoribosyl-AMP cyclohydrolase/phosphoribosyl-ATP diphosphatase HisIE; this translates as MTTDLPGTLKFDPHTGLLPVVTQDARTGAVLMQAWADRAAVVRTLATREATYYSRSRRAQWIKGQSSGHTQRVLSVQTDCDGDSLLYRVAQTGPACHTGAYSCYHQPLLEGPDPGTGLDGTLERVYATIADRLATLPEHSYVARLHAGGLDRVLKKISEEAGEVLLAAKNGDQAELATEAADLLFHLLFALAEVGVGTAEVAAVLQAREGKTGLKGPKEVG
- a CDS encoding DUF4394 domain-containing protein — translated: MKQTALLALMSSLLLAACNPVTPPAAPAGQLAYGLTTGGQLVSFGLDNANASLSTMNVTGLGSGETLVDLDVRNTDNMLYALSSAGNIYRLSMAGAATRDGAALGEAAVAMDFNPVANRLRVVGTADRNFRVTLNSAPVPGTSPAGTVTNDGTYAYALSTPNPNLVAAAYTNSFNNSASGAVNPNTTTELFTIDADTDALVLHSNNPTGPAGNFSLLTSRGALGVDAMPGMTGFDITGTSSAYLSTSTGGTTSFYTVNLGTGAATLKTTLSGVSLKSFALALTPQ
- a CDS encoding phosphodiesterase; its protein translation is MFIAQLSDPHVDTAQPHKAGALRRAVAFLLSLPRTPDAVLITGDCTEHGHPQEYEEFQAALAPLTMPVYVVPGNHDRRDELLARFAPPGQSLDGFLQYVVEDWPLRLIGLDTHWPGQGAGQLCPARLAWLDRVLAQAPSRPTLLFMHHPPTATGLRVLDEIGLQGRAELCEVVQRHPQVVRVLAGHVHMPLTASFAHTTVMTCPGTDATFQPDWAQTEQLVIQYQPPLALLHRWDERSGLLSFTAALDAAPWVTLHDGQRWAG
- a CDS encoding 5-formyltetrahydrofolate cyclo-ligase; protein product: MTPAPHAPKAEWRAWAREVRAGLPDGSAAVTAHLQAFLQARGARRVLAYRALAGEADVSGLAANFELLTTRARFRPAPHLTLHPWHTATEPSRFGALQPPAGAPQVPLATVDAVLLPALAYDVRGVRLGYGGGFYDRLLPGFAGLTVGVTAGALLVPALPTDPHDCPVAWLATETGVQAAQRPGI